A part of Eschrichtius robustus isolate mEscRob2 chromosome 20, mEscRob2.pri, whole genome shotgun sequence genomic DNA contains:
- the TMC6 gene encoding transmembrane channel-like protein 6 isoform X6 encodes MSRSLAFVLNVPETPQDPEDSQEPSPYDESEVHDSFHQLIQEQSRWVAEEGLELQQRVPGAGALGASGSDRQALLGPEGAPVYSTATLRILASMPSRTIGRSRGAILSQYYSRTVRLRRRAGRPQLRDVGRSARPSLRLYDLELDPAVLEEDEKRGLLVKELQGLTVAQRDHMLRGMPLSLSEKRCLREESRPPRGKRRARGHRGLLSCCSQLRDSCILASHNLGLALLSGLQALMPWHYALKRIGGQFGSSVLSYFLFLKTLLAFNTLLLLPLLAFIVGVQAAFPPAPSGSVPAFRGLELLTGGGRFTHTVMYYGYYSNATLNQPCASPRDGGQCTPEAGGLPYNMPLAYLFTVGVAFFITCITLVYSMSRSFGESYRVGSTSGVHAITVFCSWDYKVTQKWATRLQHDNIRTQLKELLAEGQLRQRPQRACGRLRQAAVLGLVWLLCLGTTLVCALAVYTFSELVLQQSRVSAERDGALLALPLVVCLLNLGAPYLFRVLAALERHDSPVLEVYVAICRNLILKMVILGILCYHWLGRRVGTLKDQCWEDFVGQELYRLMVMDFIFTLLDTLLGELVWRLISEKRSQRKGKPEFDIAGNVLELIYGQTLTWLGVLFSPLLPAMQIIKLLFLFYVKKGEALEHLRPLPDPGHHV; translated from the exons ATGTCCCGGTCGCTGGCTTTTGTCCTCAATGTCCCTGAGACCCCACAGGACCCAGAGGA CAGCCAGGAGCCCAGCCCCTATGATGAGAGCGAAGTGCACGACTCTTTCCATCAGCTCATCCAGGAGCAGAGCCGCTGGGTGGCCGAGGAGGGGCTGGAGCTGCAGCAGAGGGTGCCGGGGGCTGGAGCCCTGGGGGCCTCAG GCAGTGACCGCCAGGCCTTACTGGGGCCCGAGGGCGCCCCTGTCTACAGCACGGCCACACTCCGCATCTTGGCCAGCATGCCCAGTCGCACCATTG GCCGGAGCCGCGGCGCCATCCTCTCCCAGTACTACAGCCGCACAGTGAGGCTGCGCCGCAGGGCCGGCCGGCCTCAGCTCAGGGATGTGGGCCGCTCGGCCCGGCCCAGCCTCCGCCTGTACGACCTGGAGCTGGACCCCGCGGTCCTGGAGGAGGATG AGAAGCGGGGCCTCCTGGTGAAGGAGCTTCAGGGCCTGACGGTGGCCCAGCGGGACCACATGCTCCGGGGAATGCCGCTGAGCCTGTCCGAGAAACGCTGCCTGCG AGAGGAGAGCCGGCCCCCGAGGGGCAAGCGGAGGGCCCGGGGGCACCGTGGGCTCCTCTCCTGCTGCAGCCAGCTGCGCGACAGCTGTATCCTG GCGTCGCACAACCTGGGGCTCGCACTGCTCTCGGGGCTGCAGGCCCTGATGCCCTGGCACTACGCCCTGAAGCGGATTGGGGGCCAGTTTGGCTCCAGCGTTCTGTCCTACTTCCTCTTCCTCAagaccctgctggccttcaacaccctgctgctgctgccactgctgGCCTTTATCGTGGGCGTGCAGGCCGCCTTCCCGCCTGCGCCCTCGGGCTCCGTGCCCGCCTTCAGGGGCCTGGAGCTTCTCACGGGCGGG GGCCGCTTCACCCACACCGTCATGTACTACGGCTACTATAGTAACGCGACGCTGAACCAGCCGTGTGCCTCCCCACGGGATGGCGGCCAGTGCACTCCTGAGGCGGGCGGCCTGCCCTACAACATGCCCCTGGCTTACCTCTTCACCGTGGGGGTAGCTTTCTTTATCACCTGCATCACTCTGGTGTACAG CATGTCCCGCTCTTTTGGGGAGAGCTACCGGGTGGGCAGCACTTCGGGGGTCCATGCCATCACTGTTTTCTGTTCCTGGGACTACAAAGTGACTCAGAAATGGGCCACCCGCCTCCAGCATGACAATATCCGAACCCAGCTGAAG GAGCTGCTGGCTGAGGGGCAGCTGCGGCAGCGCCCCCAGAGGGCGTGCGGACGGCTGCGGCAGGCGGCCGTGCTGGGGCTCGTGTGGCTGCTGTGTTTGGGGACCACGCTGGTGTGCGCCCTGGCCGTCTACACCTTCTCAGAGCTCGTGCTCCAG CAGAGCCGCGTGTCTGCTGAGCGGGACGGGGCGCTGCTGGCCCTGCCCCTGGTGGTCTGCCTTCTCAACCTGGGGGCCCCCTACCTGTTCCGTGTCCTGGCCGCCCTGGAGCGGCACGACTCCCCGGTGCTAGAGGTGTACGTGGCCATCTGCAG GAACCTCATCCTCAAGATGGTCATCCTGGGGATTCTTTGCTACCACTGGCTGGGCCGCAGGGTGGGCACCCTGAAGGACCAG TGCTGGGAGGACTTTGTGGGCCAGGAGCTGTACCGGCTCATGGTGATGGACTTCATCTTCACGCTGCTGGACACGCTTCTGGGGGAGCTGGTGTGGAG GCTCATCTCTGAGAAGAGGTCTCAGAGGAAGGGGAAGCCCGAGTTCGACATTGCGGGGAATGTTCTGGAGCTGATTTACGGGCAGACCCTGACCTG GCTGGGGGTCCTCTTCTCCCCGCTCCTCCCCGCCATGCAGATCATCAAGCTTCTGTTCCTCTTCTACGTCAAGAAG GGTGAAGCCCTCGAGCATCTGCGGCCCCTTCCGGACCCTGGACACCATGTATGA
- the TMC6 gene encoding transmembrane channel-like protein 6 isoform X5 gives MSRSLAFVLNVPETPQDPEDSQEPSPYDESEVHDSFHQLIQEQSRWVAEEGLELQQRVPGAGALGASGSDRQALLGPEGAPVYSTATLRILASMPSRTIGRSRGAILSQYYSRTVRLRRRAGRPQLRDVGRSARPSLRLYDLELDPAVLEEDEKRGLLVKELQGLTVAQRDHMLRGMPLSLSEKRCLREESRPPRGKRRARGHRGLLSCCSQLRDSCILASHNLGLALLSGLQALMPWHYALKRIGGQFGSSVLSYFLFLKTLLAFNTLLLLPLLAFIVGVQAAFPPAPSGSVPAFRGLELLTGGGRFTHTVMYYGYYSNATLNQPCASPRDGGQCTPEAGGLPYNMPLAYLFTVGVAFFITCITLVYSMSRSFGESYRVGSTSGVHAITVFCSWDYKVTQKWATRLQHDNIRTQLKELLAEGQLRQRPQRACGRLRQAAVLGLVWLLCLGTTLVCALAVYTFSELVLQQSRVSAERDGALLALPLVVCLLNLGAPYLFRVLAALERHDSPVLEVYVAICRNLILKMVILGILCYHWLGRRVGTLKDQCWEDFVGQELYRLMVMDFIFTLLDTLLGELVWRLISEKRSQRKGKPEFDIAGNVLELIYGQTLTWLGVLFSPLLPAMQIIKLLFLFYVKKTSLMANCQAPRRPWKASHMSTVFISLLCFPSFLGAAIFLCYAIWQVKPSSICGPFRTLDTMYEAGKGRDLPQHPGGEGPAQGHLPPQGAAKQRGGRQDLLNQQASAYLREEGEEQGW, from the exons ATGTCCCGGTCGCTGGCTTTTGTCCTCAATGTCCCTGAGACCCCACAGGACCCAGAGGA CAGCCAGGAGCCCAGCCCCTATGATGAGAGCGAAGTGCACGACTCTTTCCATCAGCTCATCCAGGAGCAGAGCCGCTGGGTGGCCGAGGAGGGGCTGGAGCTGCAGCAGAGGGTGCCGGGGGCTGGAGCCCTGGGGGCCTCAG GCAGTGACCGCCAGGCCTTACTGGGGCCCGAGGGCGCCCCTGTCTACAGCACGGCCACACTCCGCATCTTGGCCAGCATGCCCAGTCGCACCATTG GCCGGAGCCGCGGCGCCATCCTCTCCCAGTACTACAGCCGCACAGTGAGGCTGCGCCGCAGGGCCGGCCGGCCTCAGCTCAGGGATGTGGGCCGCTCGGCCCGGCCCAGCCTCCGCCTGTACGACCTGGAGCTGGACCCCGCGGTCCTGGAGGAGGATG AGAAGCGGGGCCTCCTGGTGAAGGAGCTTCAGGGCCTGACGGTGGCCCAGCGGGACCACATGCTCCGGGGAATGCCGCTGAGCCTGTCCGAGAAACGCTGCCTGCG AGAGGAGAGCCGGCCCCCGAGGGGCAAGCGGAGGGCCCGGGGGCACCGTGGGCTCCTCTCCTGCTGCAGCCAGCTGCGCGACAGCTGTATCCTG GCGTCGCACAACCTGGGGCTCGCACTGCTCTCGGGGCTGCAGGCCCTGATGCCCTGGCACTACGCCCTGAAGCGGATTGGGGGCCAGTTTGGCTCCAGCGTTCTGTCCTACTTCCTCTTCCTCAagaccctgctggccttcaacaccctgctgctgctgccactgctgGCCTTTATCGTGGGCGTGCAGGCCGCCTTCCCGCCTGCGCCCTCGGGCTCCGTGCCCGCCTTCAGGGGCCTGGAGCTTCTCACGGGCGGG GGCCGCTTCACCCACACCGTCATGTACTACGGCTACTATAGTAACGCGACGCTGAACCAGCCGTGTGCCTCCCCACGGGATGGCGGCCAGTGCACTCCTGAGGCGGGCGGCCTGCCCTACAACATGCCCCTGGCTTACCTCTTCACCGTGGGGGTAGCTTTCTTTATCACCTGCATCACTCTGGTGTACAG CATGTCCCGCTCTTTTGGGGAGAGCTACCGGGTGGGCAGCACTTCGGGGGTCCATGCCATCACTGTTTTCTGTTCCTGGGACTACAAAGTGACTCAGAAATGGGCCACCCGCCTCCAGCATGACAATATCCGAACCCAGCTGAAG GAGCTGCTGGCTGAGGGGCAGCTGCGGCAGCGCCCCCAGAGGGCGTGCGGACGGCTGCGGCAGGCGGCCGTGCTGGGGCTCGTGTGGCTGCTGTGTTTGGGGACCACGCTGGTGTGCGCCCTGGCCGTCTACACCTTCTCAGAGCTCGTGCTCCAG CAGAGCCGCGTGTCTGCTGAGCGGGACGGGGCGCTGCTGGCCCTGCCCCTGGTGGTCTGCCTTCTCAACCTGGGGGCCCCCTACCTGTTCCGTGTCCTGGCCGCCCTGGAGCGGCACGACTCCCCGGTGCTAGAGGTGTACGTGGCCATCTGCAG GAACCTCATCCTCAAGATGGTCATCCTGGGGATTCTTTGCTACCACTGGCTGGGCCGCAGGGTGGGCACCCTGAAGGACCAG TGCTGGGAGGACTTTGTGGGCCAGGAGCTGTACCGGCTCATGGTGATGGACTTCATCTTCACGCTGCTGGACACGCTTCTGGGGGAGCTGGTGTGGAG GCTCATCTCTGAGAAGAGGTCTCAGAGGAAGGGGAAGCCCGAGTTCGACATTGCGGGGAATGTTCTGGAGCTGATTTACGGGCAGACCCTGACCTG GCTGGGGGTCCTCTTCTCCCCGCTCCTCCCCGCCATGCAGATCATCAAGCTTCTGTTCCTCTTCTACGTCAAGAAG ACGAGCCTGATGGCCAACTGCCAGGCACCCCGCAGGCCCTGGAAGGCCTCCCACATGAGCACCGTCTTCATCTCGCTGCTCTGCTTCCCCTCCTTTCTGGGCGCTGCCATCTTCCTCTGCTACGCCATCTGGCA GGTGAAGCCCTCGAGCATCTGCGGCCCCTTCCGGACCCTGGACACCATGTATGAGGCGGGCAAG GGCCGTGATCTACCTCAACATCCAGGTGGTGAAGGGCCAGCGCAAGGTCATCTGCCTCCTCAAGGAGCAGCTAAGCAAC GAGGGGGAAGACAAGATCTTCTTAATCAACAAGCTTCAGCGTATCTacgagaggaaggagaggagcag GGTTGGTAG
- the TMC6 gene encoding transmembrane channel-like protein 6 isoform X2, with the protein MSRSLAFVLNVPETPQDPEDSQEPSPYDESEVHDSFHQLIQEQSRWVAEEGLELQQRVPGAGALGASGSDRQALLGPEGAPVYSTATLRILASMPSRTIGRSRGAILSQYYSRTVRLRRRAGRPQLRDVGRSARPSLRLYDLELDPAVLEEDEKRGLLVKELQGLTVAQRDHMLRGMPLSLSEKRCLREESRPPRGKRRARGHRGLLSCCSQLRDSCILASHNLGLALLSGLQALMPWHYALKRIGGQFGSSVLSYFLFLKTLLAFNTLLLLPLLAFIVGVQAAFPPAPSGSVPAFRGLELLTGGGRFTHTVMYYGYYSNATLNQPCASPRDGGQCTPEAGGLPYNMPLAYLFTVGVAFFITCITLVYSMSRSFGESYRVGSTSGVHAITVFCSWDYKVTQKWATRLQHDNIRTQLKELLAEGQLRQRPQRACGRLRQAAVLGLVWLLCLGTTLVCALAVYTFSELVLQSRVSAERDGALLALPLVVCLLNLGAPYLFRVLAALERHDSPVLEVYVAICRNLILKMVILGILCYHWLGRRVGTLKDQCWEDFVGQELYRLMVMDFIFTLLDTLLGELVWRLISEKRSQRKGKPEFDIAGNVLELIYGQTLTWLGVLFSPLLPAMQIIKLLFLFYVKKTSLMANCQAPRRPWKASHMSTVFISLLCFPSFLGAAIFLCYAIWQVKPSSICGPFRTLDTMYEAGKVWVRHLEEAGPRVSWLPWIHRYLVESAFPIYLASALLLAVIYLNIQVVKGQRKVICLLKEQLSNEGEDKIFLINKLQRIYERKERSRVGRTEEAVTPPAVFTDDWDAQ; encoded by the exons ATGTCCCGGTCGCTGGCTTTTGTCCTCAATGTCCCTGAGACCCCACAGGACCCAGAGGA CAGCCAGGAGCCCAGCCCCTATGATGAGAGCGAAGTGCACGACTCTTTCCATCAGCTCATCCAGGAGCAGAGCCGCTGGGTGGCCGAGGAGGGGCTGGAGCTGCAGCAGAGGGTGCCGGGGGCTGGAGCCCTGGGGGCCTCAG GCAGTGACCGCCAGGCCTTACTGGGGCCCGAGGGCGCCCCTGTCTACAGCACGGCCACACTCCGCATCTTGGCCAGCATGCCCAGTCGCACCATTG GCCGGAGCCGCGGCGCCATCCTCTCCCAGTACTACAGCCGCACAGTGAGGCTGCGCCGCAGGGCCGGCCGGCCTCAGCTCAGGGATGTGGGCCGCTCGGCCCGGCCCAGCCTCCGCCTGTACGACCTGGAGCTGGACCCCGCGGTCCTGGAGGAGGATG AGAAGCGGGGCCTCCTGGTGAAGGAGCTTCAGGGCCTGACGGTGGCCCAGCGGGACCACATGCTCCGGGGAATGCCGCTGAGCCTGTCCGAGAAACGCTGCCTGCG AGAGGAGAGCCGGCCCCCGAGGGGCAAGCGGAGGGCCCGGGGGCACCGTGGGCTCCTCTCCTGCTGCAGCCAGCTGCGCGACAGCTGTATCCTG GCGTCGCACAACCTGGGGCTCGCACTGCTCTCGGGGCTGCAGGCCCTGATGCCCTGGCACTACGCCCTGAAGCGGATTGGGGGCCAGTTTGGCTCCAGCGTTCTGTCCTACTTCCTCTTCCTCAagaccctgctggccttcaacaccctgctgctgctgccactgctgGCCTTTATCGTGGGCGTGCAGGCCGCCTTCCCGCCTGCGCCCTCGGGCTCCGTGCCCGCCTTCAGGGGCCTGGAGCTTCTCACGGGCGGG GGCCGCTTCACCCACACCGTCATGTACTACGGCTACTATAGTAACGCGACGCTGAACCAGCCGTGTGCCTCCCCACGGGATGGCGGCCAGTGCACTCCTGAGGCGGGCGGCCTGCCCTACAACATGCCCCTGGCTTACCTCTTCACCGTGGGGGTAGCTTTCTTTATCACCTGCATCACTCTGGTGTACAG CATGTCCCGCTCTTTTGGGGAGAGCTACCGGGTGGGCAGCACTTCGGGGGTCCATGCCATCACTGTTTTCTGTTCCTGGGACTACAAAGTGACTCAGAAATGGGCCACCCGCCTCCAGCATGACAATATCCGAACCCAGCTGAAG GAGCTGCTGGCTGAGGGGCAGCTGCGGCAGCGCCCCCAGAGGGCGTGCGGACGGCTGCGGCAGGCGGCCGTGCTGGGGCTCGTGTGGCTGCTGTGTTTGGGGACCACGCTGGTGTGCGCCCTGGCCGTCTACACCTTCTCAGAGCTCGTGCTCCAG AGCCGCGTGTCTGCTGAGCGGGACGGGGCGCTGCTGGCCCTGCCCCTGGTGGTCTGCCTTCTCAACCTGGGGGCCCCCTACCTGTTCCGTGTCCTGGCCGCCCTGGAGCGGCACGACTCCCCGGTGCTAGAGGTGTACGTGGCCATCTGCAG GAACCTCATCCTCAAGATGGTCATCCTGGGGATTCTTTGCTACCACTGGCTGGGCCGCAGGGTGGGCACCCTGAAGGACCAG TGCTGGGAGGACTTTGTGGGCCAGGAGCTGTACCGGCTCATGGTGATGGACTTCATCTTCACGCTGCTGGACACGCTTCTGGGGGAGCTGGTGTGGAG GCTCATCTCTGAGAAGAGGTCTCAGAGGAAGGGGAAGCCCGAGTTCGACATTGCGGGGAATGTTCTGGAGCTGATTTACGGGCAGACCCTGACCTG GCTGGGGGTCCTCTTCTCCCCGCTCCTCCCCGCCATGCAGATCATCAAGCTTCTGTTCCTCTTCTACGTCAAGAAG ACGAGCCTGATGGCCAACTGCCAGGCACCCCGCAGGCCCTGGAAGGCCTCCCACATGAGCACCGTCTTCATCTCGCTGCTCTGCTTCCCCTCCTTTCTGGGCGCTGCCATCTTCCTCTGCTACGCCATCTGGCA GGTGAAGCCCTCGAGCATCTGCGGCCCCTTCCGGACCCTGGACACCATGTATGAGGCGGGCAAGGTGTGGGTGCGCCACCTGGAGGAGGCGGGCCCCAGGGTCTCCTGGCTGCCCTGGATCCACCGGTACCTGGTGGAAAGCGCCTTCCCCATCTACTTGGCGTCGGCCCTGCTGCT GGCCGTGATCTACCTCAACATCCAGGTGGTGAAGGGCCAGCGCAAGGTCATCTGCCTCCTCAAGGAGCAGCTAAGCAAC GAGGGGGAAGACAAGATCTTCTTAATCAACAAGCTTCAGCGTATCTacgagaggaaggagaggagcag GGTTGGTAGAACCGAGGAGGCCGTGACGCCCCCGGCCGTATTCACAGACGACTGGGATGCCCAGTAG